A region from the Lemur catta isolate mLemCat1 chromosome 7, mLemCat1.pri, whole genome shotgun sequence genome encodes:
- the LOC123641597 gene encoding olfactory receptor 51B6, translated as MGFNTTAPHFLLTGFPGLEKAHHWISIPLLVAYISILFGNGTLLFLIRGDHNLHEPMYYFLAMLASTDLGVTVITMPTVLGVLWLNHREIGRGACFSQAYFIHTLSIVESGVLLAMAYDRFIAIRNPLRYTSILTSTWVIKIGVGVLTRAGLSIMPIIIRLHWFPYCQSHVLSHAFCLHQDVIKLACTDITFNRLYPVVVVFAMVLLDFLIIFFSYILILKTVMGIASGKEKAKALNTCVSHICCILVFYVTVVGLTFIHRFGKHAPHVVHITMSYVYFLFPPFMNPVIYSIKTKQIQNGMLRLLSLPCSKA; from the coding sequence ATGGGGTTCAACACTACTGCTCCCCACTTCCTGCTTACTGGTTTCCCAGGCCTGGAGAAGGCACATCATTGGATCTCCATCCCGTTATTGGTGGCCTATATCTCCATACTTTTTGGCAACGGTACTCTCCTCTTTCTCATCAGGGGTGACCACAACCTCCATGAGCCCATGTACTATTTCTTAGCTATGTTGGCCTCTACAGACCTTGGAGTAACAGTGATTACAATGCCCACTGTGCTGGGTGTTCTGTGGTTAAATCACAGGGAGATTGGCCGCGGGGCCTGCTTTTCTCAGGCTTATTTTATCCATACTCTTTCTATTGTGGAGTCAGGTGTCTTGCTTGCCATGGCCTATGACCGTTTTATTGCCATCCGCAACCCCTTAAGATATACCTCCATCCTTACCAGCACCTGGGTAATAAAGATTGGGGTAGGAGTATTGACAAGGGCCGGTCTGTCAATTATGCCAATAATTATTCGCCTGCACTGGTTTCCCTACTGTCAATCCCATGTGCTCTCCCATGCTTTCTGTCTCCATCAAGATGTCATCAAGCTAGCCTGCACTGACATCACCTTCAATCGTCTCTATCCAGTTGTGGTTGTATTTGCAATGGTACTGTTGGACTTTctcataatctttttttcctacattttgaTACTCAAGACTGTTATGGGCATTgcttctggaaaagaaaaggccAAGGCCCTCAACACGTGTGTCTCCCATATCTGTTGCATCCTGGTCTTCTATGTCACTGTAGTAGGTCTGACATTTATTCATAGGTTTGGAAAGCATGCTCCTCATGTGGTCCATATCACGATGAGCTATGTCTACTTCCTTTTCCCCCCCTTTATGAACCCTGTCATCTACAGCATTAAAACCAAGCAGATCCAGAATGGGATGCTGCGCTTGCTCTCTCTGCCTTGCTCTAAAGCATGA